From the Carya illinoinensis cultivar Pawnee chromosome 4, C.illinoinensisPawnee_v1, whole genome shotgun sequence genome, one window contains:
- the LOC122307548 gene encoding homeobox-leucine zipper protein ATHB-6-like: MKRSLGSSDSLGALISICPTAEEHSPKNNHVYSREFQSMLDGLDEEGCVEESGHIAEKKRRLSVDQVKALEKNFEVENKLEPDRKVKLAQELGLQPRQVAVWFQNRRARWKTKQLERDYGVLKANYEGLKLNYDALQHDNEALLKEIKELKAKLEEENPESTLSVKEELFGHESDDQPMEQSKSAPDTPPLPASDSKDLHFDCFNHNINGVGASLFPVDFKDGSSDSDSSAILNEDNSPNAAISSSGGFLQNQQLSMSPGSSSLKFNCSSSSPSSSSITCFQFQKPFQTQYVKMEEHNFFSGEETCNIFSDEQAPTLQWYYPDPQWN, translated from the exons ATGAAGAGATCACTTGGCAGCTCAGACTCACTAGGTGCTCTGATCTCCATCTGCCCAACTGCAG AGGAACACAGTCCAAAAAACAACCATGTCTACAGCAGGGAATTTCAGTCCATGTTGGACGGCTTAGACGAAGAAGGTTGTGTAGAAGAATCCGGCCACATAGCCGAGAAGAAGCGTCGATTGAGCGTCGACCAAGTCAAGGCGTTGGAGAAGAACTTCGAGGTGGAAAACAAGCTTGAACCCGACAGAAAAGTTAAGCTAGCCCAAGAACTTGGTTTGCAACCTAGACAAGTTGCTGTTTGGTTCCAAAACCGCCGAGCCCGGTGGAAAACCAAGCAATTGGAGAGAGATTATGGCGTTCTCAAAGCCAATTACGAAGGTCTAAAGCTCAACTACGATGCCCTCCAACATGACAATGAAGCACTGCTCAAAGAG ATAAAGGAATTAAAAGCAAAGCTCGAAGAAGAAAACCCAGAGAGCACTCTTTCAGTGAAGGAAGAACTGTTCGGGCACGAATCTGATGACCAACCGATGGAACAGAGCAAATCAGCTCCGGATACTCCTCCTCTGCCTGCATCCGACTCCAAAGACTTGCACTTTGACTGCTTCAACCACAACATTAATGGAGTTGGGGCCTCTCTCTTCCCGGTGGACTTCAAGGATGGCTCGTCGGACAGCGACTCGAGCGCGATCTTGAACGAGGACAACAGCCCCAACGCCGCGATTTCTTCCTCTGGTGGGTTCCTTCAAAATCAGCAGCTCTCGATGTCGCCGGGGTCGTCTTCCCTGAAATTCAATTGCTCATCGTCATCGCCGTCATCCTCGTCGATCACCTGTTTCCAGTTCCAGAAACCATTCCAGACACAGTATGTGAAAATGGAGGAGCACAATTTCTTTAGCGGAGAGGAGACCTGCAATATCTTCTCGGACGAGCAAGCTCCGACCCTTCAATGGTACTATCCAGATCCGCAGTGGAACTAA